In Streptomyces globosus, the following proteins share a genomic window:
- a CDS encoding zeta toxin family protein, with the protein MEKYGGLLAEVIVPQLTAGAVAQEHPVVVFVAGQAGSGKTLVMDLVHAALEQRGGAVRVDRDTYKALHPHYNTFLSEDVRTAGVRVRPETYRWQAEVEAHARGRRFDVVAEEALADPAGWLATLAVYRAAGYRVEVVALAVPEAVSQLGVLDRYLRLAEEGRARYVGWDNHDACAAALPTALAEVEAGHLADRVVVVRRAGEVLYANEREPDGSWRQPAGAREALLGERLRPWSAAETGAFRRQLADADRRAHDPRLPEDWALAVRRDGERAAALAEPLRRGAQARREAPGVDYHRLSAEEHRWIFDTLIAPSLLQDITPQERPVAVYVLGQPGSGKTTAARVLRRALRGRPTHISGDFFKASHPDYYDLLREEPRTAGERIRADYRAWQAMAEAAVRERRGDVTIEIAPGSAAGFVEGAMAYRRAGYRVELVVLAVRAADSRQGTAVRCADVNRLGGHGRFTTAAGHDHHFAVLADAVAAAEQQAVADSVMVWRRDGTVLYRNDLTPQGSWARPAGAVKALLDEQRRPYTSQEAARFWALQRRLRAELPHYRHDIEQIARLARALMPAHLQPRRLSGPTAVAALPLPRARNDDGYKPVASSSFSRAA; encoded by the coding sequence GTGGAGAAGTACGGCGGGTTGCTCGCCGAGGTGATCGTGCCGCAGCTGACCGCGGGCGCGGTGGCGCAGGAGCACCCGGTGGTGGTGTTCGTGGCCGGGCAGGCGGGCAGCGGCAAGACGCTGGTGATGGACCTCGTGCACGCTGCCCTCGAACAGCGGGGCGGCGCGGTGCGGGTGGACCGGGACACCTACAAGGCCCTGCACCCGCACTACAACACCTTCCTGTCGGAGGACGTGCGGACGGCCGGGGTGCGGGTGCGGCCGGAGACCTACCGCTGGCAGGCCGAGGTCGAAGCCCACGCCCGCGGCCGCCGGTTCGATGTGGTGGCGGAGGAGGCCCTGGCCGACCCGGCCGGGTGGCTGGCCACGCTCGCCGTCTACCGCGCGGCCGGCTACCGGGTGGAGGTGGTGGCCCTGGCCGTGCCGGAGGCCGTGTCCCAGCTCGGTGTGCTGGACCGGTACCTGCGCCTGGCCGAGGAGGGCCGGGCCCGGTATGTGGGGTGGGACAACCACGACGCCTGCGCGGCCGCGCTGCCCACGGCCCTGGCAGAGGTCGAGGCCGGACATTTGGCCGACCGGGTCGTCGTCGTCCGGCGTGCCGGCGAGGTCCTGTACGCCAACGAGCGCGAGCCCGATGGCAGCTGGCGGCAGCCGGCCGGTGCGCGCGAGGCGCTGCTGGGTGAGCGGTTACGTCCGTGGAGTGCGGCGGAGACCGGCGCCTTCCGCCGCCAGCTCGCCGATGCCGACCGGCGGGCGCACGATCCGCGGCTGCCCGAGGACTGGGCCCTGGCAGTGCGGCGCGACGGCGAGCGCGCGGCCGCGCTGGCCGAACCGCTGCGACGTGGTGCGCAGGCCCGCCGGGAGGCGCCGGGCGTCGACTACCACCGGCTCTCCGCCGAGGAACACCGCTGGATCTTCGACACGCTGATCGCCCCGTCCCTCCTTCAGGACATCACGCCGCAGGAGCGGCCGGTCGCGGTGTATGTACTGGGGCAGCCCGGCTCCGGGAAAACGACCGCGGCCCGGGTGCTGCGCCGGGCCCTGCGTGGTCGGCCCACACACATCAGCGGCGACTTCTTCAAGGCGTCGCACCCGGACTACTACGACTTGCTGCGCGAGGAGCCGCGCACGGCCGGCGAACGCATCCGGGCGGACTACCGGGCCTGGCAGGCGATGGCCGAGGCGGCCGTACGGGAGCGGCGCGGGGATGTGACGATCGAGATCGCTCCGGGTAGCGCGGCCGGCTTCGTGGAGGGCGCGATGGCCTACCGGCGGGCGGGCTACCGGGTGGAGCTGGTGGTGCTGGCCGTACGGGCGGCGGACTCCCGGCAGGGCACCGCAGTGCGCTGCGCCGACGTGAACAGGCTGGGCGGCCACGGCCGCTTCACCACCGCGGCCGGGCACGACCACCACTTCGCCGTCCTCGCCGACGCGGTCGCCGCGGCCGAGCAGCAGGCGGTGGCCGACTCCGTCATGGTGTGGAGGCGCGACGGCACCGTCCTCTACCGCAACGACCTCACGCCTCAGGGCTCCTGGGCGCGGCCGGCGGGGGCCGTGAAGGCGCTGCTCGACGAGCAGAGGCGCCCCTACACCTCCCAGGAGGCGGCACGTTTCTGGGCCCTCCAGCGCCGCCTGCGCGCCGAGCTGCCGCACTACCGCCACGACATCGAGCAGATCGCGCGCCTGGCGCGGGCGCTGATGCCCGCCCATCTCCAGCCGCGTCGTCTTTCCGGTCCCACGGCCGTGGCTGCCCTCCCTCTGCCGCGGGCTCGCAACGACGACGGCTACAAGCCGGTGGCCTCGAGCTCCTTCAGCCGGGCCGCGTAG
- the tap gene encoding telomere-associated protein Tap, producing the protein MSTENELFSAVDALLEQVAQDDLPAPAERKRLREAAGLSQAQIAKALDARREAVGNWETGKTEPRPPKRAAYARLLEGLAARFPAPAADAPVPAPAPIVPEAFTGPAPAPVPAPAAEAPAPPAPAASVRPAPAVKPAASSRRPGAKKAVAKKTTASAAAVDPRFENGPLAVIDVDTDGQVSAYCVGGLVLDVPAKTIPALVDWTLAEAKLGQARLHRNGRDADPILVLTASALERFGLPAALSEEERRAGRLASGHKVVKQIERAGLQMTQRGFGPWARLYRDPEGSRRRCVQLCVLPWDALNTREWGKKDRPELLLTMHPADLARYLGLYAARVMTPRGSTATTGLELMTALRPPTRAEKDPATGEFKRAFNDDALTQVYPVVECEVPDEHPILKDKFARHHLRTPAEMLMEEPYDWCRPLTDEECANPYLVVVDINMSFAAAANGLTVGLNGPTHLTGNPKFDASLPGSWLVDLSHVDLSRVRINGRTVDGDRLPSPFTPTGERPTGPAWYSTPTVAYAVELGFDVAPIEAYVRTQSGRYLDSWYKRLRDAYVETMADMGVTTDLQGEEFLEAMARRKQTDPTMALLETAIKATAKGAIGKLRQRSRGQVPYYEPYPALERVNWRPDIRAAVLASQRTGLHRKLMKTAAAADLYPTSIGTDAIVYPSPGPSPLDVLPTTPEGKPVPGGFRLGVSPGMVKHQGTQTVLWAEQQFEERGGVFNISNLIKTADPTAGEGE; encoded by the coding sequence GTGTCCACTGAGAACGAGCTGTTCAGCGCCGTGGATGCGCTGCTGGAGCAAGTCGCACAGGACGACCTGCCGGCCCCGGCGGAGCGCAAGCGTCTGCGGGAGGCGGCGGGCCTGAGCCAGGCGCAGATCGCGAAGGCGCTGGACGCCCGCCGGGAGGCGGTGGGGAACTGGGAGACCGGGAAGACCGAGCCGCGGCCGCCGAAGCGCGCCGCGTACGCCCGGCTCCTGGAGGGCCTCGCCGCCCGCTTCCCCGCCCCGGCCGCCGACGCGCCCGTCCCGGCCCCGGCGCCGATCGTGCCGGAGGCGTTCACCGGCCCCGCCCCTGCGCCCGTTCCCGCCCCGGCGGCCGAAGCGCCGGCGCCCCCGGCCCCGGCTGCTTCCGTGCGACCGGCGCCCGCCGTGAAGCCCGCCGCGTCGTCACGGCGCCCGGGTGCGAAGAAGGCGGTGGCGAAGAAGACCACGGCGTCCGCAGCCGCCGTCGACCCGCGCTTCGAGAACGGTCCGCTCGCCGTCATCGACGTCGACACCGACGGGCAGGTCTCCGCGTACTGCGTCGGCGGCCTGGTCCTGGACGTGCCCGCCAAGACGATCCCGGCCCTGGTCGACTGGACGCTGGCGGAGGCGAAGCTCGGGCAGGCCCGTCTGCACCGCAACGGCCGCGACGCCGACCCGATCCTCGTGCTGACCGCCTCCGCGCTGGAGCGCTTCGGTCTGCCCGCCGCCCTGTCGGAGGAGGAGCGCCGCGCGGGCCGGCTGGCGTCCGGGCACAAGGTGGTCAAGCAGATCGAGCGCGCCGGGCTCCAGATGACCCAGCGCGGCTTCGGCCCGTGGGCCCGGCTCTACCGCGACCCCGAGGGCTCCCGGCGGCGCTGCGTCCAGCTGTGCGTCCTGCCGTGGGACGCGCTGAACACCCGGGAGTGGGGCAAGAAGGACCGCCCGGAGCTGCTGCTGACGATGCACCCGGCCGACCTCGCCCGCTACCTCGGCCTGTACGCGGCCCGGGTGATGACGCCGCGCGGCTCCACCGCGACGACCGGCCTGGAGCTGATGACTGCGTTGCGCCCGCCGACCCGTGCGGAGAAGGACCCGGCGACCGGCGAGTTCAAGCGGGCCTTCAACGACGACGCCCTCACTCAGGTGTACCCCGTGGTGGAGTGCGAGGTCCCCGACGAGCACCCGATCCTCAAGGACAAGTTCGCCCGGCACCACCTGCGCACCCCGGCCGAGATGCTGATGGAGGAGCCCTACGACTGGTGCCGGCCGCTGACCGACGAGGAGTGCGCCAACCCGTACCTGGTCGTCGTCGACATCAACATGAGCTTTGCCGCGGCCGCGAACGGGCTCACGGTCGGGCTGAATGGGCCGACCCACCTGACCGGCAACCCGAAGTTCGACGCGTCACTGCCCGGCTCCTGGCTGGTCGACCTGTCCCACGTCGACCTCTCCCGCGTTCGCATCAACGGCCGCACCGTCGACGGCGACCGGCTCCCCTCGCCGTTCACTCCGACCGGCGAGCGCCCGACCGGCCCGGCCTGGTACTCCACGCCGACCGTCGCCTACGCGGTGGAGCTCGGCTTCGACGTCGCGCCGATCGAGGCGTACGTGCGCACCCAGAGCGGCCGCTACCTGGACTCCTGGTACAAGCGGCTGCGCGACGCGTACGTGGAGACGATGGCCGACATGGGCGTCACCACCGACCTCCAGGGCGAGGAGTTCCTCGAGGCGATGGCGCGGCGCAAGCAGACGGACCCGACGATGGCGCTGCTGGAGACCGCGATCAAGGCCACGGCCAAGGGCGCGATCGGCAAGCTGCGACAGCGTTCGCGGGGTCAGGTGCCGTACTACGAGCCCTACCCGGCGCTGGAGCGGGTGAACTGGCGCCCGGACATCCGGGCCGCCGTGCTCGCCAGCCAGCGCACCGGCCTGCACCGCAAGTTGATGAAGACGGCGGCCGCCGCCGACCTGTACCCGACCTCCATCGGCACCGACGCGATCGTCTACCCCTCGCCCGGCCCGTCCCCGCTGGACGTCCTGCCGACCACGCCTGAGGGCAAGCCGGTGCCCGGCGGCTTCCGGCTCGGCGTCTCGCCCGGCATGGTCAAGCACCAGGGCACCCAGACCGTCCTGTGGGCGGAGCAGCAGTTCGAGGAGCGCGGCGGCGTCTTCAACATCTCCAACCTGATCAAGACCGCCGACCCGACGGCCGGAGAAGGGGAGTAG
- a CDS encoding DUF4357 domain-containing protein: protein MATLSIHFDPAVIARLTSASGDDTIHVTLSLGGGSDGATAAPVIPHGPLAALMQAGLLKPDTVLTFHQRRANRSGRAVVTADGQLIVDGHPSPFPSPSKAAEAVTGNVINGWTLWHIEGDGRTLDELRRELDAQ from the coding sequence ATGGCCACGCTCAGCATCCACTTCGACCCCGCCGTGATCGCCCGGCTCACGAGCGCGAGCGGCGATGACACGATCCACGTCACCCTGTCCCTCGGCGGCGGATCCGATGGCGCAACGGCCGCGCCCGTCATCCCGCACGGGCCGCTCGCCGCTTTGATGCAGGCCGGCCTGCTCAAGCCGGACACCGTCCTCACCTTCCACCAGCGTCGCGCCAACCGGTCGGGCCGCGCCGTCGTAACCGCCGACGGCCAGCTCATCGTCGACGGCCACCCCTCCCCCTTCCCCTCCCCGTCGAAGGCGGCGGAAGCTGTCACAGGCAACGTCATCAACGGCTGGACCCTGTGGCACATCGAGGGCGACGGCCGAACGCTGGACGAGCTGCGCCGGGAACTGGACGCCCAGTAG
- the tpg gene encoding telomere-protecting terminal protein Tpg, with product MVDSLGDSLDRALEKAFTRPAPKSAQAQMKYLVKQLKGTNAVAQALGISQRTVERYVTGKIKRPRQDLRARLEAEVKKRWQPQVRAKARQKAATTTGLVVSTRARFGFEAAGGTTDDARIRDITQALPPEYADQLFTAREQGAGEDQLRQIAADGLARMYFRANNSRAHGLDVEFTDVERLDIDL from the coding sequence GTGGTGGACTCGCTCGGGGACAGCCTGGACCGCGCACTGGAGAAGGCGTTCACCCGCCCCGCTCCCAAGAGCGCCCAGGCCCAGATGAAGTACCTCGTCAAGCAGCTCAAGGGCACCAACGCCGTCGCTCAGGCCCTCGGGATCTCCCAGCGCACCGTCGAGCGGTATGTGACGGGCAAGATCAAGCGGCCCCGCCAGGACCTGCGCGCCCGCCTGGAGGCCGAGGTGAAGAAGAGGTGGCAGCCACAGGTCCGCGCGAAGGCGAGGCAGAAGGCGGCGACCACGACCGGGCTGGTCGTCTCCACCCGCGCCCGCTTCGGCTTCGAAGCCGCCGGGGGCACGACCGACGACGCCCGGATCCGGGACATCACCCAGGCCCTGCCGCCCGAGTACGCCGACCAGCTGTTCACCGCACGGGAGCAGGGCGCCGGCGAGGACCAGCTCCGGCAGATCGCCGCCGACGGCCTGGCCAGGATGTACTTCCGCGCCAACAACAGCAGGGCCCACGGCCTGGACGTGGAGTTCACCGACGTGGAGCGGCTCGACATCGACCTGTAG